The Leucothrix mucor DSM 2157 DNA window GGCAAACGCGAGCGCCAACCTTTAGCTTCCAACTCCGGCTGCTCCAAAAACTCACTCACATAGCCCAAGCACAAATACGCCAGCGGATATACCGACTCAGGCAAGTTAAGCGCTGCGGATAAGTCATCCTGATCTAAAATACTCACCCAGCCTACACCAATGCCTTCGGCACGAGCGGCCAGCCATAAATTTTGCACCGCCAAGCAGGTACTGAATAAATCCATTTCCAGAATAGAATTGCGCCCCAATACATTCGGCCCGCCACGGCTGCGATCGCAGGTAATGCAGAGGTTAATCGGGCTATCCATAATGCCTTCCAGCTTAAGGCTGCGATAATGCTTGGCTTGCTCACCCTCATAATTATTGGCGGCTTTTTCATTCTCACGCAGGTAGAGGTCTTTAATGGTTTGCTTCACCTCAAGCGAGTCGATCACAATGAAATC harbors:
- the bluB gene encoding 5,6-dimethylbenzimidazole synthase, coding for MDNNQHFSDADRQGLYRAIHERRDVRSQFLPDPIPDEVLARLLKAAHHAPSVGFMQPWDFIVIDSLEVKQTIKDLYLRENEKAANNYEGEQAKHYRSLKLEGIMDSPINLCITCDRSRGGPNVLGRNSILEMDLFSTCLAVQNLWLAARAEGIGVGWVSILDQDDLSAALNLPESVYPLAYLCLGYVSEFLEQPELEAKGWRSRLPLDELVHRNGWGEPLADSPLTDLLKA